A section of the Nitrospirota bacterium genome encodes:
- a CDS encoding metallophosphoesterase — MSRRPGSWPDQTRSVIGYYLSEPLYRLFSLVPHLEIGLSTHEVSRLTYRHRLLAGRRAAHLSDLHLDRYQPRHDLILAAVGELRPDWIFVTGDLLNVPEGLPHLFRFLAGLRKIAPVYVTLGNHDHYSGVPIDQYCELADRHKITFLINQTTFIPVGSGEIAIVGVDDPSLHRADLGCLPPRAENRFNLLLAHAPNILDQLEAHHAVDLILCGHSHGGQWRIPGIPTFWLPPGCSGRIDGHHGEPGRRLYVNRGLGWSFLPLRLNCTPEIAYIEWSDEQAESEG; from the coding sequence ATGAGTCGACGTCCCGGGTCCTGGCCTGATCAGACCCGTTCCGTCATCGGCTATTATCTCAGCGAGCCCCTCTATCGGCTCTTTAGTCTCGTGCCCCACTTGGAAATCGGGCTCTCCACACACGAGGTGTCCCGACTCACCTATAGGCACAGACTCCTGGCCGGACGGCGGGCTGCTCATCTGAGCGATCTGCATCTCGACCGTTATCAGCCACGACATGACCTCATCCTCGCCGCCGTCGGCGAACTTCGCCCCGACTGGATTTTTGTCACCGGCGACCTGCTCAATGTACCAGAGGGATTGCCTCACCTGTTCCGATTTCTCGCCGGCTTGCGGAAGATTGCACCGGTCTACGTGACCTTGGGCAACCATGATCACTACAGCGGCGTGCCGATCGACCAGTACTGCGAACTCGCCGACCGCCACAAGATCACCTTTTTGATCAACCAGACCACCTTCATTCCCGTAGGCAGTGGCGAAATCGCCATTGTCGGCGTCGACGACCCCTCCCTGCATCGGGCTGATTTGGGCTGTCTACCACCGCGCGCAGAGAATCGTTTCAACCTCTTGCTGGCCCATGCGCCGAATATCCTCGATCAGCTGGAAGCGCACCACGCCGTTGATCTGATCCTCTGTGGACATAGCCACGGAGGTCAATGGCGCATACCCGGCATACCGACATTCTGGCTCCCACCTGGGTGCAGCGGCAGGATCGATGGGCATCATGGAGAACCGGGACGCAGACTCTATGTCAATCGCGGGCTCGGATGGTCGTTTCTTCCTTTGCGATTGAATTGCACACCGGAGATTGCCTATATTGAATGGAGCGACGAACAGGCTGAATCGGAAGGCTGA
- a CDS encoding tRNA pseudouridine(13) synthase TruD: MTMPFLTAPLPGIGGQMRTIPEDFQVEERPLYLPCGEGEHLYIKIKKRLLSTPDLVLRLSSVLGVKAQAIGVAGLKDARAVTTQMVSLLGLTADRLDRLTVDDQLLSVDVLGRHRNRLRPGHHAGNHFRLVIRDVAPHASQTVPLVLDMLVRRGVPNYFGPQRQGRSGQNYQTGAELLVDPARRNRLSRSKRMWYLNAYQSYFFNNILARRLDRLDRVLVGDWAMKMENGACFPVEDAVKEQPRADRFEISPTGILFGSRASWAGGEPGEIERAVVAESGATPESLTEAAKACGFRGERRSLRIPLTDLDWALEGAVLTISFSLLPGAYATSVLRELMKVSEGPEARAKG; this comes from the coding sequence ATGACCATGCCGTTTTTGACAGCGCCATTGCCTGGCATCGGCGGACAAATGCGGACGATCCCCGAAGACTTTCAAGTCGAGGAGCGTCCGTTATATCTCCCTTGTGGAGAGGGTGAGCATCTCTACATCAAGATCAAAAAACGCCTGCTCTCGACTCCGGACCTCGTCCTGCGATTGTCCTCTGTCTTGGGAGTGAAAGCACAGGCGATCGGAGTGGCGGGTCTCAAAGACGCCAGGGCCGTGACCACGCAGATGGTTTCGCTCCTCGGCCTCACGGCTGACCGGCTGGATCGCCTGACAGTGGACGACCAACTCTTGTCTGTGGACGTACTTGGCCGACACCGCAATCGCTTGCGGCCCGGGCACCATGCGGGCAATCATTTTCGGTTGGTGATCCGGGATGTCGCGCCGCACGCCAGCCAGACGGTGCCTTTAGTCCTAGACATGCTGGTGCGAAGAGGCGTGCCGAACTATTTCGGCCCGCAACGGCAAGGGCGAAGCGGGCAGAACTACCAGACTGGGGCCGAATTATTGGTAGACCCAGCACGTCGAAACAGGCTGAGCCGGTCCAAGCGCATGTGGTATCTCAATGCTTATCAGTCGTACTTCTTCAATAATATATTGGCCCGACGCCTGGATCGGCTTGATCGTGTGTTGGTTGGAGACTGGGCCATGAAAATGGAGAACGGCGCCTGTTTCCCGGTCGAGGATGCCGTGAAGGAACAGCCACGAGCCGACCGGTTCGAGATCAGTCCCACCGGTATCCTATTTGGATCGCGCGCCTCGTGGGCCGGCGGAGAACCTGGCGAGATCGAACGGGCTGTGGTTGCTGAAAGTGGAGCCACGCCGGAAAGTCTCACCGAAGCCGCGAAGGCCTGTGGGTTTCGCGGTGAACGGCGCTCGCTCCGGATCCCTCTTACCGATTTGGATTGGGCCCTGGAAGGGGCGGTGCTGACCATTTCCTTTTCACTTCTGCCAGGGGCCTATGCGACGAGCGTATTACGGGAATTAATGAAGGTGAGCGAGGGGCCAGAGGCGAGGGCCAAGGGATAA
- a CDS encoding TIGR00300 family protein: MNQTQETVVLTGHIIDSLILAKVLDTILMLGGTFDLEDMRIGKTREEPSRVRIVVQASSAKLLSEILHAIQPHGASVESERDCRLSPAPADGIFPDEFYATTHLPTQVRVCDQWVEVAEIEMDLGILVDPVQLTAKTVPMGEVKRGDQIVIGREGVRVIPLQRPRDRDVFGFMESQVSSERPHGRVISDIAKRLMQCRTGFREGKTGSKVLLAGGPAIVHAGGREALAWLIGEEFIHVLFCGNALPAHDMEVDFYGTSLGYGQAAGRVVPHGHEHHLRTINRIRAIGSIEAAVRSGVVKTGIMAACVRRGVLVVMAGTIRDDGPLPGVITDSVEAQAAMRAAIPGVGLALLVASTLHAVATGNLLPATIPSVCVDVNPAVPTKLADRGSFQAVGLVMDAASFLSELARELGARL, from the coding sequence GTGAACCAGACTCAAGAAACTGTTGTATTGACCGGCCACATCATCGATTCGTTGATCCTGGCGAAGGTGCTGGACACAATTCTAATGCTGGGCGGCACGTTTGACCTCGAGGATATGCGGATCGGCAAGACCCGTGAGGAACCGTCGCGTGTCAGAATCGTCGTGCAGGCCTCGTCGGCGAAGCTGCTTAGTGAGATTCTCCATGCCATTCAACCGCATGGCGCATCGGTCGAAAGTGAACGGGATTGCCGGCTGAGTCCGGCGCCGGCGGACGGCATCTTTCCCGACGAGTTCTACGCGACCACTCATTTGCCTACTCAGGTGCGAGTCTGTGATCAGTGGGTCGAGGTGGCGGAGATCGAGATGGATCTGGGAATTCTTGTGGATCCGGTTCAACTCACGGCGAAGACTGTTCCGATGGGAGAGGTAAAACGGGGAGATCAGATCGTCATTGGCCGTGAAGGCGTGCGAGTCATCCCTCTCCAACGGCCGCGTGACCGTGATGTGTTCGGTTTCATGGAGTCTCAAGTCTCGTCCGAGCGTCCCCATGGGCGTGTTATCAGCGACATTGCCAAACGCCTGATGCAATGTCGAACAGGATTCCGGGAGGGGAAGACAGGCAGCAAGGTGCTATTGGCGGGAGGCCCGGCGATTGTCCACGCAGGAGGCCGCGAGGCGCTGGCGTGGCTCATCGGCGAGGAGTTTATCCATGTCCTGTTCTGCGGGAACGCGCTGCCGGCTCATGATATGGAAGTTGATTTCTACGGCACGTCCCTCGGTTATGGGCAGGCGGCTGGTCGCGTCGTACCGCATGGGCATGAGCACCATCTGCGAACGATTAATCGGATCAGAGCCATCGGCAGCATTGAGGCAGCGGTCAGGTCAGGAGTCGTTAAGACCGGAATTATGGCGGCCTGTGTGCGGCGGGGCGTCCTCGTTGTGATGGCCGGTACGATCCGTGATGACGGCCCCTTGCCCGGCGTGATAACTGATTCGGTAGAGGCCCAGGCAGCCATGCGTGCGGCAATCCCCGGTGTCGGATTGGCCCTGCTCGTCGCCTCGACGCTGCATGCGGTGGCGACGGGCAATTTGTTGCCTGCCACGATTCCATCCGTCTGCGTCGATGTGAATCCGGCCGTCCCGACAAAACTCGCGGATCGGGGAAGTTTTCAGGCAGTCGGGCTGGTAATGGACGCTGCTTCGTTTCTGAGCGAGCTGGCGCGTGAGCTGGGGGCTCGACTGTGA
- a CDS encoding amidinotransferase: protein MSRLLVCPPDYFGIEYEINPWMRRVNAVNSDQAVRQWHRLMQVLEEDVGVVLERMKPVPGLPDLVFTANAGIVVGSTAIPSRFRYPERQKEEAYFEDWFRGQGYKVVTLDPSRFFEGAGDLLGFPDTWFGGYRQRSDITVFPVLSEMFHREIIPLELVDNRFYHLDTCLCPLSGGELLYFPPAFDHYGQEALAERIDPGRRLVVPEAEALRFACNAVCVGKHVVLPAGCPNTESLLISHGYLPHPVLLDEFMKSGGSAKCLTLALD, encoded by the coding sequence ATGAGTCGTCTATTGGTCTGCCCACCTGACTACTTCGGGATCGAATACGAGATCAATCCCTGGATGCGCCGGGTGAACGCCGTCAATTCAGACCAAGCCGTCCGCCAATGGCATCGGCTTATGCAGGTGCTCGAAGAAGATGTCGGCGTAGTCCTGGAACGGATGAAGCCGGTGCCGGGACTGCCTGACCTGGTGTTCACGGCAAATGCCGGCATCGTCGTTGGAAGCACAGCGATCCCTAGCCGTTTTCGCTATCCCGAACGGCAGAAGGAAGAGGCTTACTTTGAGGACTGGTTTCGTGGCCAGGGGTACAAGGTCGTCACGCTGGATCCGAGCCGCTTTTTCGAGGGGGCCGGAGATCTCTTAGGATTTCCCGACACCTGGTTCGGTGGCTATCGGCAACGTTCGGATATCACGGTGTTCCCGGTGCTTAGCGAGATGTTTCACCGGGAGATCATTCCCCTTGAACTGGTCGACAACCGGTTCTATCACCTCGATACCTGCTTATGCCCCTTGAGCGGCGGTGAACTTCTCTATTTTCCTCCCGCGTTCGATCACTATGGGCAAGAAGCTCTTGCCGAACGAATTGATCCCGGCAGACGTCTCGTTGTGCCGGAAGCAGAGGCCCTCAGGTTTGCCTGCAACGCCGTCTGTGTCGGAAAACATGTCGTGCTCCCCGCAGGCTGCCCCAATACAGAATCCCTGTTGATCTCGCATGGCTATCTCCCCCATCCGGTCCTGCTCGATGAATTCATGAAGTCGGGCGGCTCGGCGAAGTGTCTCACCTTAGCGTTAGACTAA
- a CDS encoding zinc ribbon domain-containing protein translates to MKLCPSCRNELPEISRYCSHCGQRLHADSIDPPPPPPPVKSQQGQLNVNILYGMVAMLVLAVLFPPWETPPSMPPEFLGMHFILSPPIPDAVMSRLLLTIELVTIAIAGLYGSFLFRHKP, encoded by the coding sequence ATGAAACTCTGCCCCTCCTGTCGGAATGAACTTCCGGAGATCAGCCGTTATTGTTCGCACTGCGGCCAGCGCCTTCATGCAGATTCCATTGATCCCCCACCGCCACCGCCACCTGTCAAATCGCAACAGGGTCAACTGAATGTTAATATTCTCTACGGTATGGTGGCCATGCTGGTCCTCGCTGTTCTATTCCCACCCTGGGAAACTCCGCCGTCAATGCCCCCTGAGTTTCTCGGGATGCATTTCATCCTGAGCCCACCGATACCTGACGCCGTCATGAGCCGATTGCTGCTGACGATCGAACTCGTCACCATCGCCATCGCAGGGTTATACGGATCGTTCCTCTTCCGGCACAAACCCTAG
- a CDS encoding class I SAM-dependent methyltransferase, which yields MAQSEYVFHRVEDRRELERLRMIESVFDPASRRRILATGLQADWRCLEVGPGAGSIMTWMGEVVGPTGQVLAVDLDPKFLSEAERPNVSVMRADIRTAQFPPRSFDVIHARYVLIHLSDYEVALAKMFDSLKPGGWLVLEEPDFSASRGITGNEQELVSFRKANQAIEQMYATLKMDYALGLKLPSLLQQHGLQHLSVENDAPLCAGGSGMAAVMKMSAEQLREKYLATGVVDQSDLERYCRFADDPNTWAIYYATIAVSGRKAER from the coding sequence ATGGCACAATCGGAGTATGTCTTCCATCGAGTTGAAGATCGACGGGAACTTGAACGGCTTCGTATGATCGAGTCGGTGTTCGATCCTGCGAGCAGGAGAAGGATCCTGGCCACGGGGTTGCAAGCAGACTGGCGGTGTCTTGAAGTCGGGCCTGGCGCCGGGTCGATTATGACTTGGATGGGCGAGGTGGTTGGACCGACGGGCCAGGTCCTGGCGGTGGATCTCGACCCGAAATTTCTCAGCGAAGCGGAGCGACCAAATGTGAGTGTCATGCGAGCTGATATTCGCACGGCTCAGTTCCCACCACGGTCGTTCGATGTGATTCATGCTCGGTACGTCTTGATCCATCTTTCTGACTACGAGGTGGCGTTGGCGAAAATGTTCGATAGTCTCAAGCCTGGGGGGTGGCTTGTTCTGGAGGAACCAGATTTTTCAGCCTCTCGTGGGATCACCGGCAATGAGCAGGAATTGGTGTCTTTCCGAAAGGCCAATCAAGCCATCGAACAAATGTATGCGACATTGAAAATGGACTATGCGCTGGGATTGAAGTTGCCGTCTTTGCTCCAACAGCATGGGCTGCAACACCTCAGCGTGGAGAACGATGCCCCGCTTTGTGCCGGTGGGTCCGGCATGGCTGCGGTGATGAAGATGTCAGCCGAGCAATTGCGAGAAAAGTATCTGGCCACAGGGGTCGTTGACCAGTCTGATCTCGAACGGTATTGCCGGTTTGCAGACGATCCGAATACCTGGGCTATCTACTACGCCACAATCGCCGTGAGCGGTCGGAAGGCCGAGAGATGA
- a CDS encoding serine hydrolase family protein gives MNTPVLILPGFGNSGPQHWQTLWELRHPDWQRVNLGEWDSPICDDWIRASDVAVQACPSPPVLVAHSLACLLVAHWVHRLSRVPKGAFLVAVPDPKSDSFPVSAHGFVPVPLVPFMFRSLVVASANDPLGSLAYAKHCAMAWGSMFIDIGQAGHINADSGHGEWNEGYDLFRKYVS, from the coding sequence GTGAATACACCGGTATTAATCCTGCCCGGCTTTGGTAACTCGGGGCCGCAACATTGGCAAACCCTCTGGGAGCTGCGCCATCCCGATTGGCAACGCGTGAATCTGGGAGAGTGGGACAGCCCAATCTGTGACGATTGGATTCGTGCATCGGATGTGGCCGTGCAGGCTTGTCCTTCACCTCCCGTACTTGTGGCCCATAGTCTCGCCTGTCTCCTGGTGGCTCATTGGGTTCATCGTTTATCACGAGTTCCGAAGGGCGCATTTCTCGTAGCGGTGCCGGATCCGAAGAGTGACAGTTTCCCTGTCTCGGCGCACGGGTTTGTCCCGGTGCCGCTGGTGCCCTTCATGTTTCGGAGCCTCGTGGTCGCCAGCGCCAATGACCCGCTCGGATCGCTGGCCTATGCCAAACATTGTGCGATGGCTTGGGGAAGCATGTTCATCGATATCGGTCAGGCGGGACACATCAATGCCGACAGCGGGCATGGTGAATGGAACGAGGGGTATGATCTGTTTAGAAAATATGTGAGCTAA
- a CDS encoding GNAT family N-acetyltransferase has product MQFRIDHALPEDAPVIAQMVGELLREIMGLVGAKTFGFHQEETEARARSWMMDGTYSVLLARDGVQPEPFGFLALYEGFALYTEGVFGTIPEFYVRPDHRSKGAGAALIGAARRLAHSRGWRRIEVTTPPLPQFDRTMEFYRREGFTVSGGRKLKLEWP; this is encoded by the coding sequence ATGCAATTTCGTATTGATCACGCACTGCCCGAGGATGCGCCGGTTATCGCGCAGATGGTCGGGGAGCTACTTCGCGAAATCATGGGGCTGGTCGGAGCCAAGACGTTCGGGTTTCATCAGGAGGAGACAGAAGCGCGGGCTCGCTCCTGGATGATGGACGGGACGTACAGCGTCTTGCTGGCGCGTGACGGAGTGCAACCTGAACCATTCGGTTTTCTGGCACTTTATGAAGGCTTTGCTCTCTATACGGAAGGTGTATTCGGCACGATTCCAGAATTCTATGTCCGTCCCGACCATCGATCGAAAGGAGCAGGGGCGGCGCTGATAGGGGCGGCGCGTCGGCTCGCGCATTCGAGAGGATGGCGCAGAATTGAAGTCACGACTCCGCCGCTGCCGCAGTTCGACCGGACCATGGAGTTCTATCGGCGGGAAGGGTTCACTGTTTCAGGTGGACGGAAGCTGAAATTGGAGTGGCCATGA
- a CDS encoding DNA-3-methyladenine glycosylase I, with product MVSDEKARCSWAGEKPHMVRYHDREWGRPVHDDRKHFEMLLLEGAQAGLTWDTILRRRDGYGEAFAEFDPVKVARFTAKKQALLLKNPRIIRNRLKIDSAVTNAQAFLAVQKEFGSFDRYVWGFVGGKQKVNRWRAMAQVPATSPESDALSKDLKRRGFRFVGSTIVYAYMQAVGLVNDHTIGCFVKSKT from the coding sequence TTGGTGTCCGATGAGAAGGCTCGCTGTAGTTGGGCTGGCGAGAAGCCACACATGGTTCGCTATCACGACCGGGAATGGGGTCGGCCGGTGCATGACGATCGGAAGCATTTCGAGATGTTGTTGTTGGAAGGCGCGCAGGCTGGTTTGACGTGGGACACGATTTTGCGGCGGCGCGATGGGTATGGCGAAGCCTTTGCGGAGTTCGATCCGGTGAAGGTCGCGCGTTTCACGGCGAAAAAGCAGGCTCTGCTGCTGAAGAATCCCCGGATCATTCGCAACCGGCTCAAAATCGATTCGGCAGTCACCAACGCGCAGGCGTTTCTAGCGGTGCAGAAGGAATTCGGGTCATTCGATCGCTACGTGTGGGGGTTCGTCGGCGGGAAACAGAAAGTGAATCGCTGGCGCGCAATGGCTCAAGTTCCTGCGACAAGCCCTGAGAGCGACGCCCTGTCGAAAGATCTCAAGAGGCGCGGCTTCCGGTTTGTCGGCAGTACCATCGTCTATGCCTACATGCAGGCGGTTGGTCTGGTGAACGATCACACGATCGGCTGTTTTGTAAAATCTAAAACTTAA
- a CDS encoding DUF3393 domain-containing protein, giving the protein MRLSASLSPLVIFTFAFFISGCETTDRVLTGAERVVSGRTGKTIIDLAQGKDPGQIAKRRLDEYARDPELVLRDLRAAQRDFKALYEALGGKVGETWGKKEVKLPEQKKYVKYTQNYKSRAIVDFDKGDILVETVDDQEPKRSLKNAVVTTLLTPQDPRSVDLFSDKEIVLTGDREPYLFGLVLDQQSRAIRTPGDAEPFADYLLTSKSSTRNIDQDGTKKTATYVTIKMAANLPQKQAEKYRPVVQQFAEQYKISPSLVFAIIRTESNFNPYAVSSAPAYGLMQLVPTSGGREAYRRAKGQDIAPSRDYLFDPENNVELGTAYLNVLMFNQLEDVAHNVSREYCVISAYNTGPSNVFRTFSRDRVAAVNQINSLQPAAVYDQLRANLPYEETRHYLQKVTTYRKAFVSSSESSN; this is encoded by the coding sequence ATGCGTCTATCGGCTTCGCTCTCCCCGCTGGTGATCTTCACCTTCGCCTTCTTCATATCAGGCTGTGAGACAACGGACCGTGTGCTTACCGGTGCAGAGCGGGTCGTCTCGGGCCGGACCGGCAAGACTATCATCGATCTCGCCCAGGGAAAGGATCCGGGACAGATCGCCAAGCGTCGGCTCGATGAGTATGCCCGCGATCCCGAGTTAGTGCTCAGGGACCTCCGAGCCGCCCAACGTGATTTCAAAGCCCTCTACGAGGCGCTCGGCGGCAAGGTCGGCGAGACATGGGGAAAGAAAGAAGTCAAACTGCCCGAGCAGAAAAAATACGTGAAGTACACGCAGAACTATAAAAGTCGCGCGATCGTAGACTTCGACAAGGGGGACATTCTCGTTGAAACAGTCGACGATCAAGAGCCCAAGCGCAGCTTGAAAAATGCCGTCGTGACGACCCTGTTGACGCCTCAAGATCCCCGATCTGTCGACTTGTTTTCCGATAAGGAGATCGTGCTGACGGGAGACAGAGAGCCCTATCTCTTTGGATTAGTCCTCGACCAGCAGAGTAGAGCGATTCGAACGCCGGGCGATGCGGAACCGTTCGCGGACTATTTGCTCACCAGCAAATCCAGCACGCGGAACATAGACCAAGACGGGACAAAGAAAACGGCCACCTACGTCACGATCAAAATGGCAGCAAACCTTCCACAGAAACAGGCGGAGAAATATCGTCCGGTCGTCCAACAGTTCGCCGAGCAGTATAAGATCAGCCCAAGCCTCGTCTTTGCGATCATTCGGACGGAAAGTAACTTCAACCCCTACGCTGTCAGTTCGGCGCCGGCTTACGGACTCATGCAGCTCGTCCCCACCAGCGGAGGCCGCGAAGCCTATCGCCGCGCAAAAGGACAGGACATCGCCCCTTCACGTGATTATCTCTTCGACCCTGAGAATAACGTGGAGTTGGGAACCGCCTATTTGAATGTATTGATGTTTAACCAGCTGGAAGACGTGGCACATAATGTGTCGCGCGAGTACTGCGTGATTTCGGCCTACAATACAGGCCCGAGCAACGTGTTCCGCACCTTTTCACGCGACCGCGTGGCAGCCGTCAACCAGATCAATAGTCTCCAACCAGCCGCCGTCTATGACCAGCTGCGTGCAAACCTGCCCTACGAAGAGACCCGCCACTATCTCCAAAAAGTGACAACCTACCGAAAGGCCTTTGTCAGTTCGTCGGAGAGCTCCAATTAG
- a CDS encoding ABC-F family ATP-binding cassette domain-containing protein yields the protein MPPTILLSCESISKSYGVKPLFADLSVGLAEGDHVGLVGPNGSGKSTLLKIMAGLEEPDEGTRSMRRQLRIGYVPQEPSLDEAHTIEEVLAQVLIDEGLDPHDHSGRTAAALSLGEFPTTDQSVGTLSGGWKKRLAIVRSLMLEPDVLLMDEPTNHLDLEGILWLERLLRAQARAFLVVSHDRRFLQAVTSRMIEINRSYPTGVFEAKGNYSDFLEQRDAALHAQANYEASLANRVRREVEWLRRGPKARTTKAKSRIDSAGRMIEELNSAEARKDQGPAGINFTASGRRSKQLVEATQLCKSLGGKQIVKDLDLLLGPGQRLGLLGPNGSGKSTLLKLVAGTLQPDSGTITRADKLRVVTFEQHRESLDQSSSLRRALAPHGDAVVYQERSVHLVSWAKRFLFRPEQLDLPVSRLSGGEQARLLIARLMLQPADLLILDEPTNDLDIPTLDVLEDSLLEFPGALMLVTHDRWLLDRVSTMLLALDGTGQTEWFADYAQWESAQERATLEQTRASSVRPSKSSRAESDSPPKTKKAGLSYREQKEWAKMEQRIVQAEEAIAACQAAVEDPSIASNAAELLTRSEALEAARATAERLYDRWTQLESKQTESASQSQA from the coding sequence ATGCCACCGACAATTCTCTTGAGCTGCGAGTCCATCAGCAAAAGCTACGGGGTCAAACCCTTGTTTGCCGATTTATCGGTCGGGTTGGCCGAGGGCGATCATGTCGGACTGGTCGGACCGAATGGCTCCGGCAAATCGACCCTGCTCAAGATCATGGCGGGACTCGAAGAACCGGATGAGGGAACCAGATCGATGCGCCGGCAACTTCGCATCGGCTATGTGCCGCAAGAACCCTCGCTTGACGAAGCACATACGATTGAAGAGGTGCTCGCACAGGTCCTCATCGACGAAGGGCTGGACCCACACGACCACAGTGGTCGCACAGCTGCAGCGCTCAGCCTGGGTGAATTTCCCACAACCGACCAATCAGTGGGTACGCTCTCCGGAGGGTGGAAGAAACGCCTGGCCATCGTCCGATCGCTGATGCTGGAACCGGACGTCTTGCTGATGGACGAGCCGACCAACCATTTGGATCTCGAGGGTATTCTGTGGCTGGAACGACTGTTACGGGCCCAAGCCCGCGCCTTTCTCGTCGTCAGCCATGATCGGCGTTTTCTGCAAGCGGTGACGTCTCGGATGATCGAGATCAATCGCAGTTATCCGACTGGGGTGTTCGAAGCTAAAGGTAACTACAGCGATTTCCTGGAACAGCGGGATGCCGCACTTCATGCGCAGGCGAACTACGAGGCGTCGTTAGCGAATCGTGTCCGCCGCGAGGTGGAGTGGCTCCGGCGTGGCCCCAAAGCCCGCACGACAAAAGCCAAATCGCGAATCGATTCAGCAGGCCGTATGATCGAAGAACTGAATAGCGCCGAAGCCCGAAAAGACCAAGGCCCAGCCGGCATCAATTTCACCGCATCAGGGCGCAGGTCAAAACAGTTGGTCGAGGCCACACAACTCTGCAAATCGCTCGGGGGGAAGCAGATCGTCAAGGATCTCGATCTGCTGCTCGGGCCGGGACAGCGGCTTGGGTTGCTGGGGCCGAATGGCAGCGGAAAGAGCACCCTGCTCAAACTGGTGGCGGGCACACTCCAGCCGGATTCGGGCACCATCACCCGCGCAGACAAACTGCGTGTCGTTACGTTCGAGCAGCACCGCGAATCACTGGATCAATCCTCTTCTCTCCGCCGAGCCCTCGCCCCACATGGTGATGCGGTCGTCTATCAAGAACGCTCGGTGCACCTCGTCTCCTGGGCGAAACGATTTCTCTTCCGGCCTGAGCAGTTGGATCTCCCGGTCTCCCGCCTCTCCGGAGGCGAACAGGCGCGGCTCCTCATCGCACGGCTGATGCTCCAACCGGCCGATCTCTTGATCCTCGACGAACCAACGAACGACTTGGATATTCCGACGCTTGATGTGTTGGAGGACAGTCTGCTGGAGTTCCCCGGCGCCTTGATGCTGGTAACCCACGACCGATGGCTCTTAGACCGTGTCTCGACCATGCTGCTTGCGCTGGACGGCACAGGACAGACCGAATGGTTTGCCGACTATGCACAATGGGAGTCCGCACAGGAACGAGCGACGCTGGAGCAGACTCGCGCGTCGTCGGTACGACCATCTAAATCGTCCCGCGCCGAATCAGACTCACCTCCGAAAACCAAAAAGGCAGGCCTGTCCTATCGGGAACAGAAGGAATGGGCGAAGATGGAGCAACGAATCGTCCAGGCAGAGGAGGCCATCGCCGCCTGTCAGGCAGCGGTAGAAGATCCTTCCATCGCTTCCAATGCGGCAGAATTACTGACACGATCCGAAGCGCTGGAGGCAGCACGCGCCACAGCCGAACGGCTCTATGACCGCTGGACCCAACTCGAGAGCAAACAGACCGAGTCAGCCAGCCAGTCCCAAGCCTAA
- a CDS encoding group 1 truncated hemoglobin: MSQKSLYERLGGYDGITTFANDLLPRLQNDSQLGRFWKNRGDDGIAREKQLLVDFLCSSAGGPMYYTGRDMKLSHVGMKISEADWSIFLRHAGATMSALKVPKQECDDIVAFVQGLKKDIVEA, from the coding sequence ATGAGCCAAAAGTCACTCTATGAACGTCTTGGTGGGTACGATGGTATTACAACCTTTGCAAACGACCTGCTGCCACGTTTGCAAAACGATTCACAATTGGGGCGCTTCTGGAAAAATCGGGGGGACGACGGGATCGCGAGAGAAAAGCAATTACTGGTTGATTTCTTGTGCTCTTCTGCCGGTGGCCCGATGTACTACACCGGACGTGACATGAAACTGTCCCATGTGGGCATGAAGATCAGCGAAGCCGACTGGTCGATCTTCTTGCGCCACGCCGGAGCGACGATGAGCGCCTTAAAGGTTCCCAAACAAGAATGTGATGACATTGTCGCATTCGTGCAGGGCCTGAAAAAAGACATCGTAGAAGCATAA